One region of Azoarcus sp. CIB genomic DNA includes:
- the cpaB gene encoding Flp pilus assembly protein CpaB, whose amino-acid sequence MKAKGLVFLLVAMLAGLAAVVLGTRWLQEKAGGNANRIAVAAVELQLGGRIIPEAVRLVDWPSGSIPTGAFTDLAALDGRVAITGIQPGEPVLESRLAPVGTKGGLSAVVPDGKRAITVRVNDVVGVAGFTLPGNYVDIMVNTEAAGANRNNQDQMISKIVLERILVLAVAQEANRDETKPRVVNAVTLEVTPEQAERLDLARSVGNLSLVLRNQIDSNPTATAGITKAMLLRTSVEAPPAPAPVKSAAPRRTAAKPRPASAPSTQVCVEVIRGVNKVNECF is encoded by the coding sequence ATGAAGGCCAAAGGTCTTGTCTTTCTCTTAGTCGCGATGCTCGCGGGCCTTGCCGCAGTCGTACTCGGAACACGCTGGCTGCAGGAAAAAGCCGGCGGCAACGCCAACCGCATCGCCGTGGCCGCGGTTGAGCTGCAACTTGGCGGCCGCATAATCCCGGAGGCGGTTCGCCTCGTGGACTGGCCGTCCGGCAGCATCCCCACCGGTGCCTTCACCGACCTCGCGGCACTCGACGGCCGCGTCGCGATCACCGGTATCCAGCCGGGCGAGCCGGTGCTCGAATCACGCTTGGCCCCGGTCGGTACAAAAGGCGGGTTATCCGCAGTCGTACCCGACGGCAAGCGCGCGATCACCGTGCGCGTCAATGACGTTGTCGGCGTCGCCGGCTTCACGCTACCCGGCAACTATGTAGACATCATGGTCAATACCGAGGCGGCGGGGGCGAACCGTAACAATCAGGATCAGATGATCTCGAAGATCGTGCTCGAGCGCATCCTGGTCCTCGCGGTCGCCCAGGAGGCCAACCGCGACGAAACCAAGCCGCGCGTGGTAAATGCCGTCACGCTGGAAGTTACCCCCGAGCAGGCAGAGCGGCTGGACCTCGCGCGTAGCGTCGGCAATCTGTCGCTGGTCTTGCGTAACCAGATCGACTCAAACCCCACTGCCACGGCGGGCATCACCAAGGCCATGCTGTTGCGCACGTCGGTCGAGGCGCCGCCTGCTCCGGCCCCGGTCAAGTCCGCGGCCCCGCGCCGCACGGCCGCGAAACCGCGCCCCGCGTCGGCACCCAGCACACAGGTCTGCGTCGAGGTGATCCGCGGCGTCAATAAGGTCAATGAATGCTTCTAG
- a CDS encoding Tad domain-containing protein — MDCSTQSRQHGAVAIITALSLVALVGFAGLALDLGRLYVNKTELQNAADACALAASRELTCDPSASVCTGSYLENAVAAGTAVAARNTRDFQGSAVTIAPGDVRFYTALAPNESYTPMPGADVNSRFVMCIARAQGIAPWFMQVLGIGANNVSAYAVATLSKAQTNCAIPIGLCKPPGVPPTSPFDGFTVGQWVTSKLTESATGSFDWIDFTPGDGGGASELANLLKGSGQCTLEAPGPGNQVGQQGNIASLGKAWNTRFGIYKGSDSVTSAPPDWTGISYTQLSWPEKFNAYAGTSAGVLPNYKSARSQYLPYQGPSLGQGYKPSTAFEHQSYGADRRTVVVPVVDCEGWKVSNPQTVAILGYACVLMLHPMTGENGPAAGEEVWLEYRGDASDSSSPCATAGSVGGPGSIGPLVPALVQ, encoded by the coding sequence ATGGATTGCAGCACACAGTCCCGGCAGCACGGCGCGGTTGCAATCATCACCGCCCTGTCGCTCGTCGCTCTGGTCGGGTTCGCCGGCCTCGCGCTTGACCTTGGGCGGCTGTATGTCAACAAGACCGAACTGCAGAACGCCGCTGACGCCTGTGCGTTGGCGGCGTCCCGCGAATTGACTTGCGACCCTTCGGCTAGCGTCTGCACCGGCAGCTATCTGGAAAACGCGGTGGCTGCGGGCACGGCCGTGGCTGCCCGGAATACCCGCGATTTCCAGGGCAGCGCGGTCACGATTGCCCCCGGGGATGTCCGCTTCTATACCGCACTGGCACCAAATGAGTCGTACACGCCGATGCCAGGCGCCGATGTAAACTCGCGTTTCGTGATGTGCATCGCACGCGCCCAAGGGATCGCACCATGGTTCATGCAGGTCTTGGGGATTGGTGCTAACAACGTTTCCGCTTACGCGGTGGCGACCCTGAGCAAGGCCCAGACCAACTGCGCGATCCCGATCGGCCTGTGCAAACCCCCGGGTGTGCCCCCCACCTCCCCGTTCGACGGCTTCACCGTTGGTCAATGGGTGACAAGCAAACTGACGGAGTCAGCGACGGGGAGCTTTGACTGGATCGACTTCACGCCCGGCGACGGCGGTGGTGCAAGTGAACTTGCAAATCTCCTGAAAGGTTCCGGCCAATGCACGCTTGAAGCGCCGGGCCCGGGGAACCAGGTTGGCCAGCAGGGGAACATTGCGTCTCTCGGCAAAGCGTGGAATACGCGCTTCGGCATCTACAAGGGCAGCGACTCCGTCACCTCCGCACCGCCAGACTGGACAGGTATCAGCTATACGCAGCTTTCCTGGCCTGAGAAGTTCAACGCCTACGCCGGAACGTCGGCGGGCGTCCTGCCCAACTATAAATCTGCGCGATCGCAGTACCTTCCCTATCAGGGGCCATCCTTGGGTCAGGGCTATAAGCCAAGCACCGCCTTTGAACATCAGAGTTACGGCGCGGATCGGCGGACGGTGGTGGTTCCCGTCGTCGACTGCGAGGGATGGAAAGTATCCAATCCACAGACGGTCGCCATTCTTGGTTATGCCTGCGTCCTAATGCTCCACCCGATGACGGGCGAAAACGGCCCCGCGGCAGGCGAGGAAGTGTGGCTCGAGTACCGCGGCGACGCCAGCGATTCGTCTAGCCCTTGTGCCACCGCGGGCTCGGTCGGGGGCCCCGGCAGCATCGGGCCGCTAGTGCCGGCACTGGTCCAGTGA
- a CDS encoding ATPase, which translates to MNAPSTAKVIPFDEVSGFPRAPRTLEETGLPLLFLVELAAKLLFVRGQLRLTELSQQLRLPATVLESLLAFMRAERLCEVIRRGETDGDILYELTDAGRIRAAEYLNRCKYAGAAPVGLTAYVAQVERQSVTKMRVTREDVNEAFRGLIIKPEVRDQLGAAMGSGRALFMYGPAGAGKTYLAERLALLLDGDVAVPHAILVDGEIIQVFDPLIHSPVEDDQRPAVLDNLMRPDLRWVRCRRPVAITGGELTMRMLDLDYDASTGFYQAPPHVKANNGLFVVDDLGRQLVTPEQLMNRWIVPMDRHHDYLALHSGTKFTLPFDVVLVFSTNLMPSEVADPAFLRRLGYKIHIGPMNEDEYRNIFTRVCEERGVPFDEGAFQTLLNDYHAVHGQPLLACYPRDLVNQIADLARYLGEPARLTPDALHWAWHNYFATR; encoded by the coding sequence ATGAACGCGCCCTCCACCGCCAAGGTAATTCCCTTCGACGAAGTCAGCGGTTTTCCGCGCGCGCCCCGCACGCTCGAGGAAACCGGCCTGCCACTGCTGTTCCTCGTCGAACTCGCGGCGAAGCTGCTGTTCGTGCGCGGCCAGCTGCGCCTCACCGAGCTGTCGCAGCAACTGCGCCTGCCCGCGACCGTACTCGAAAGCCTGCTCGCGTTCATGCGCGCGGAGCGGCTGTGCGAGGTCATCCGGCGTGGCGAAACCGACGGCGACATCCTCTACGAACTCACCGACGCGGGCCGCATCCGTGCGGCGGAATACCTGAACCGGTGCAAGTACGCCGGTGCCGCGCCGGTCGGTCTCACGGCCTATGTCGCTCAGGTGGAACGCCAGTCGGTAACGAAGATGCGCGTCACCCGCGAGGACGTGAATGAAGCATTCCGCGGCCTGATCATCAAGCCGGAAGTGCGCGACCAGCTCGGCGCCGCGATGGGCTCGGGCCGAGCACTGTTCATGTACGGACCGGCCGGTGCCGGCAAGACCTATCTCGCCGAGCGGCTCGCGCTGCTGCTCGATGGCGACGTCGCCGTGCCGCACGCGATCCTCGTCGACGGCGAGATCATCCAGGTGTTCGACCCGCTGATCCACTCACCAGTCGAGGACGACCAACGTCCCGCCGTGCTCGACAACCTGATGCGCCCGGACCTGCGCTGGGTGCGCTGCCGCCGCCCGGTAGCGATCACCGGCGGCGAACTCACGATGCGCATGCTCGACCTCGACTATGACGCCAGCACTGGCTTCTATCAGGCCCCGCCGCATGTCAAGGCCAACAACGGCCTGTTCGTCGTCGACGATCTAGGGCGGCAACTGGTCACGCCGGAACAGCTGATGAACCGCTGGATCGTGCCGATGGACCGCCATCACGACTATCTCGCGTTGCACAGCGGCACGAAATTCACGCTGCCCTTCGACGTCGTGCTGGTGTTCTCGACCAACCTGATGCCGTCGGAGGTCGCTGACCCCGCGTTCCTGCGCCGGCTCGGCTACAAGATCCATATCGGACCGATGAATGAGGACGAATACAGGAACATATTCACGCGCGTTTGCGAAGAGCGGGGCGTACCTTTTGATGAAGGCGCATTTCAGACGCTGTTGAACGACTATCACGCAGTGCATGGACAGCCGCTGCTGGCGTGCTACCCACGCGACCTGGTGAACCAGATTGCCGACCTGGCCCGCTATCTCGGCGAACCCGCACGACTGACCCCGGACGCACTGCACTGGGCTTGGCACAACTACTTCGCGACCCGCTAG
- a CDS encoding type II and III secretion system protein family protein, which produces MVTIPVGKSSVIRPQTPVTRILLGNPENAQAARPSTEAAKDDKGAQQQAKKDDGRPGVAQVDVLLLSPNEIYLLGKTVGSTNIVLIDRSGGCTALDVTVGMDVTSVQGAIATLLPDETGIKVSSAYDSLVLTGTVSDATKVDRAVEIASAYVRDGGGQNGRNIRVLNMLRVGAPQQVMLEVKVAEVSKAVLDRFGIDFTRAYASGDGTMIRFLSGIFGGKSAVGGQVSGTVGARVGGGIVDSLSNSSGTSALTAPIGNATIGGDATTVPLISGKNSTLIGVDALKSDGLVKILAEPTVMAISGQEGSFLAGGKIFIPVSQNDGGTRTVTLEEKEFGVSVKFTPTVLEGGRINLAVRPEVSELNREGVGITAPGVNGLAILPSFTTRRAFTTVQLLDGQSFAIGGLIKNNTTTNIRAFPFLGEIPVLGALFRSTEFQTDRSELVFVITPRLVKPLPPDFVLPTDNYVEPSRSDVIWRGKVEGDGPTPAEKVEATSGLAEPTRGGFEPK; this is translated from the coding sequence ATGGTGACGATCCCCGTTGGCAAGTCCTCGGTGATTCGGCCTCAGACGCCGGTCACGCGCATCCTGCTGGGAAACCCGGAAAACGCCCAGGCCGCGCGTCCGAGCACTGAAGCCGCGAAGGACGACAAGGGCGCCCAGCAGCAGGCGAAAAAGGATGATGGTCGCCCTGGCGTCGCCCAAGTCGACGTGCTGCTGCTCAGCCCGAACGAGATCTATCTGCTTGGCAAGACCGTCGGTTCAACCAACATTGTATTGATCGACCGCTCCGGCGGCTGCACCGCGCTCGACGTGACCGTGGGGATGGATGTGACTTCAGTCCAGGGGGCAATTGCGACGTTGCTGCCAGACGAAACCGGCATCAAGGTGAGCTCCGCCTATGACTCTTTGGTCCTGACCGGCACCGTGAGCGATGCGACGAAAGTTGATCGCGCCGTCGAAATCGCCTCGGCCTATGTCCGCGATGGCGGCGGCCAGAACGGGCGCAACATCCGGGTTCTGAACATGCTCAGGGTCGGGGCGCCGCAGCAGGTGATGCTTGAAGTCAAAGTCGCCGAGGTCTCGAAAGCCGTGCTCGATCGCTTCGGCATCGACTTCACCCGCGCCTATGCGTCCGGTGACGGAACCATGATCCGCTTCCTGTCGGGCATTTTCGGCGGCAAGAGCGCCGTCGGCGGACAGGTCTCCGGCACGGTAGGGGCCCGGGTCGGCGGCGGTATTGTCGACTCCCTCAGCAACAGCAGCGGCACCAGCGCGCTCACCGCGCCTATCGGCAACGCGACGATAGGCGGCGACGCGACGACCGTGCCGTTGATCTCCGGCAAGAACAGTACCTTGATCGGCGTCGACGCACTGAAGAGCGACGGTCTGGTCAAGATTCTCGCGGAGCCCACGGTGATGGCAATCAGCGGCCAGGAAGGCAGCTTCCTCGCCGGCGGCAAGATCTTCATCCCGGTGTCGCAGAACGACGGCGGAACACGAACGGTCACGCTTGAAGAAAAGGAATTCGGCGTGTCGGTTAAGTTCACGCCGACCGTGCTCGAAGGCGGACGGATCAACCTTGCCGTGCGTCCCGAGGTATCGGAATTGAATCGTGAAGGGGTCGGCATCACCGCACCGGGCGTCAATGGACTGGCGATCCTTCCTTCCTTCACGACGCGCCGGGCCTTCACCACGGTCCAGCTCCTGGATGGCCAGAGCTTCGCGATCGGCGGCCTGATCAAGAACAACACCACCACGAACATCCGCGCCTTCCCATTCCTCGGCGAAATCCCGGTGCTGGGTGCGCTGTTCCGCAGCACGGAATTCCAGACCGACCGCTCGGAACTCGTGTTCGTCATCACCCCGCGACTGGTAAAGCCGCTACCCCCGGACTTCGTATTGCCGACCGACAACTACGTCGAACCGAGCCGCTCCGACGTGATCTGGCGCGGCAAGGTCGAGGGCGATGGCCCCACACCTGCTGAGAAGGTGGAAGCAACGTCCGGACTAGCCGAACCCACCCGTGGCGGCTTCGAACCCAAGTGA